A window from Vulpes vulpes isolate BD-2025 chromosome 9, VulVul3, whole genome shotgun sequence encodes these proteins:
- the ZFR2 gene encoding zinc finger RNA-binding protein 2 isoform X5: MAAGRCSGFAWGAGPQSSAQPPMAFPLPTAGASLASGPAAGMGPTMTPPFPAATQPPGPVTPAGYGGYQLHSSQPQEPTLAPTMASSYQDSYRYGPSAGASSYEDGQCHLPASSQPQLPATAMLCQPGIKGTSIQPSGGDSQALQPAATAKAGQPPGTLASSCMENYTYPLATSTLPEASVSALPSYTPTSYSPTSAPDTGPRYLGYEAAVHSAAGPHCPPLPPLPFPEPPGSLWGGSGSSPGASSAGSFSGKLLAPPKLPKPKGGPREPPLHYCDICKISCAGPQTYREHLEGQKHKKREAAQKAGTQPNGSPCGVQAQLRCSLCAVSCTGAEAYAAHIRGARHQKVLKLHTQLGKPIPAIEPVPGDSSSAQATCTSKPAPLTTESPSMASAKPTAPAGPSMCTLSKPALAKRPALKATCVGPSKPQAAGSRPPEGKRAHPIPDRPGDPPTRGGSAEASGSCEAQPVGPGYVEEVCNEEGKVIRFHCRLCECSFGDPTARDTHVRGRRHRLQYKKKVNPDLPIALKPSHRTQKLLEARLRKQRQLTKKRLEEMRRWRHELCRRRLEEGPQAQDEHPGPPSPDQHPPSLKSRPGAPAGSALSMWRETSDDRHVLCKHAAIYPTEEELLAVQKAVSHSERALKLVSDTLAEDSSGSLEHAGGEHSGGSSSARVLKGVMRVGLLAKGLLLRGDRTVQLTLLCSQKPTRTLLRRISEQLPRQLPMVTEDKYEVSSDSEDSVIISSCEEPRMKVTVCVTSPLMREDSSVDQEGVQVPQPNPDDVLSPEKCLQSLAALRHAKWFQARASGLQSCVIVLRVLRDLCQRVPIWGALPDWALELLVEKALSSACGRLSPGDGMRRVLECVASGTLLPGCSLLRCPHLPSPRWAWAPGSLRERPEGHPRVHDPPAARGPHGHCPARPAPVGLPADPHDPGHGAAATPQEQAGAALPEEAAGGGCGLGV, encoded by the exons CGCCCAGCCTCCGATGGCTTTTCCCCTCCCGACCGCTGGAGCCAGCCTTGCCTCGGGCCCCGCTGCTGGAATGGGTCCCACTATGACCCCACCGTTCCCCgcagccacccagccacccgggCCTGTCACCCCAGCGGGATATGGCGGGTACCAGCTCCACTCTAGCCAGCCCCAGGAGCCCACCCTGGCACCCACCATGGCCTCCTCCTACCAG GACAGTTACCGCTACGGACCGTCGGCAGGTGCCAGTAGCTACGAGGACGGACAGTGTCACTTGCCTGCTTCCAGCCAGCCTCAACTCCCAGCCACCGCCATGCTCTGCCAGCCAG GGATTAAAGGAACTTCCATCCAGCCCAGTGGAGGGGACAGCCAAGCCCTACAACCAGCGGCCACGGCCAAGGCAGGGCAGCCACCCGGCACCCTGGCCTCGAGCTGCATGGAGAACTACACCTACCCGCTGGCGACCAGCACTCTGCCCGaggcctctgtctctgccctgccTTCCTACACCCCGACCTCCTACAGCCCCACCTCTGCCCCGGACACGG GACCAAGATACCTGGGCTATGAAGCAGCGGTGCACTCGGCGGCTGGTCCTCACTgccccccactgccacccctcCCGTTCCCGGAGCCcccgggctccctgtggggcggCTCAGGGAGCAGTCCCGGTGCCAGTTCTGCCGGCAGCTTCTCTGGGAAGCTACTGGCTCCCCCCAAACTGCCAAAACCTAAGGGCGGCCCCAGGGAGCCCCCGCTTCACTACTGTGACATCTGCAAGATCAGCTGTGCTGGTCCCCAG ACTTACCGCGAGCACCTGGAGGGACAGAagcacaaaaagagagaggcggCCCAGAAGGCGGGCACGCAGCCCAACGGCAGCCCGTGCGGGGTGCAGGCACAGCTGCGCTGCAGCCTGTGTGCCGTGTCATGCACGGGGGCAGAAGCCTACGCCGCTCACATCCGGGGGGCCAGGCACCAGAAG GTCCTCAAGCTGCACACTCAGCTGGGGAAGCCCATCCCTGCCATAGAACCAGTGCCAGGGGACTCCAGCTCGGCCCAGGCCACCTGTACCAGCAAGCCAGCCCCCCTTACCACGGAGAGTCCCTCCATGGCCTCTGCCAAGCCCACAGCCCCTGCTGGCCCCAGCATGTGCACCCTGAGCAAGCCAGCACTAGCCAAGAGACCAGCTTTGAAGGCCACGTGTGTGG GGCCTTCCAAGccgcaggcagcaggcagcagacCCCCAGAGGGCAAGCGGGCACACCCCATACCAGACAGGCCTGGAGATCCACCCACCCGAGGAGGCTCTGcagaagcttctggaagctgTGAGGCGCAGCCAGTGGGCCCAGGCTACGTGGAAGAG GTGTGCAATGAGGAAGGCAAGGTGATCCGGTTCCACTGCAGGCTGTGTGAGTGCAGTTTTGGTGACCCCACGGCCAGGGACACGCATGTACGGGGACGGCGACATCGGCTGCAGTACAAG AAAAAAGTGAACCCCGACCTTCCTATTGCACTGAAGCCCAGCCACAGAACCCAGAAGCTCCTGGAGGCCAGgctgaggaagcagaggcagctGACCAAGAAGCGGCTTGAGGAGATGCGACGCTG GCGCCACGAGCTGTGCAGGAGACGCCTGGAGGAGGGGCCCCAGGCCCAGGATGAGCACCCCGGACCCCCATCACCTGACCAGCACCCTCCTTCCCTCAAGAGCAGGCCAGGGGCGCCTGCAGGCTCAGCTCTG TCCATGTGGCGGGAGACCAGCGATGACCGGCACGTCCTGTGTAAGCACGCCGCCATCTACCCCACGGAGGAGGAGCTCCTGGCCGTCCAGAAGGCCGTCTCCCACTCGGAGCGCGCCCTCAAGCTGGTGTCTGACACGCTGGCCGAGGACAGCTCTGGGAGTCTGGAGCACGCGGGTGGTGAGCACAG CGGGGGCTCCTCCTCAGCTCGGGTCCTGAAGGGTGTGATGCGGGTCGGCCTCCTGGCAAAGGGCCTCCTCCTGCGGGGAGACAGGACGGTGCAGCTGACCCTGCTCTGCTCGCAGAAGCCCACTCGCACCTTGCTGCGGAGAATCTCGGAGCAGCTGCCCCGCCAGCTCCCG ATGGTGACAGAAGATAAGTATGAGGTCTCCTCTGACTCTGAAGACAGCGTCATCATTTCctcctgtgaggagcccaggATGAAGGTCACTGTTTGTGTCACCTCGCCCCTGATGCGGGAGGACTCCTCTGTGGACCAAG AAGGAGTGCAGGTGCCTCAGCCCAACCCCGACGACGTCCTGAGCCCAGAGAAGTGCCTGCAGTCACTGGCTGCCCTCCGCCACGCCAAGTGGTTCCAg GCTCGAGCCAGCGGCCTGCAGTCGTGTGTGATCGTCCTCAGGGTCCTTCGTGACCTCTGTCAGCGTGTGCCCATCTGGGGCGCCCTGCCAGACTGG GCCCTGGAGTTGCTGGTGGAGAAGGCTCTGAGCAGCGCATGTGGGCGCCTGAGCCCTGGGGACGGCATGAGGCGTGTCCTGGAGTGCGTGGCCTCGGGGACACTCCTGCCAG GGTGCTCTCTCCTtcgctgcccccacctcccctcaccaAGATgggcctgggctccaggatcccTGCGAGAGAGACCAGAGGGACACCCTCGAGTCCATGACCCCCCAGCAGCGCGAGGACCTCACGGCCACTGCCCAG CACGCCCTGCGCCTGTTGGCCTTCCGGCAGATCCACACGATCCTGGGCATGGAGCCGCTGCCACCCCCCAGGAGCAGGCCGGGGCCGCGCTTCCGGAAGAGGCTGCGGGAGGAGGTTGTGGCCTCGGAGTGTGA
- the ZFR2 gene encoding zinc finger RNA-binding protein 2 isoform X11 yields the protein MAAGRCSGFAWGAGPQSSAQPPMAFPLPTAGASLASGPAAGMGPTMTPPFPAATQPPGPVTPAGYGGYQLHSSQPQEPTLAPTMASSYQDSYRYGPSAGASSYEDGQCHLPASSQPQLPATAMLCQPGIKGTSIQPSGGDSQALQPAATAKAGQPPGTLASSCMENYTYPLATSTLPEASVSALPSYTPTSYSPTSAPDTDLPRAPGGTEAQKERGGPEGGHAAQRQPVRGAGTAALQPVCRVMHGGRSLRRSHPGGQAPEGPSKPQAAGSRPPEGKRAHPIPDRPGDPPTRGGSAEASGSCEAQPVGPGYVEEVCNEEGKVIRFHCRLCECSFGDPTARDTHVRGRRHRLQYKKKVNPDLPIALKPSHRTQKLLEARLRKQRQLTKKRLEEMRRWRHELCRRRLEEGPQAQDEHPGPPSPDQHPPSLKSRPGAPAGSALSMWRETSDDRHVLCKHAAIYPTEEELLAVQKAVSHSERALKLVSDTLAEDSSGSLEHAGGEHSGGSSSARVLKGVMRVGLLAKGLLLRGDRTVQLTLLCSQKPTRTLLRRISEQLPRQLPMVTEDKYEVSSDSEDSVIISSCEEPRMKVTVCVTSPLMREDSSVDQEGVQVPQPNPDDVLSPEKCLQSLAALRHAKWFQARASGLQSCVIVLRVLRDLCQRVPIWGALPDWALELLVEKALSSACGRLSPGDGMRRVLECVASGTLLPDGPGLQDPCERDQRDTLESMTPQQREDLTATAQHALRLLAFRQIHTILGMEPLPPPRSRPGPRFRKRLREEVVASECEVQRKQGGQGREGPA from the exons CGCCCAGCCTCCGATGGCTTTTCCCCTCCCGACCGCTGGAGCCAGCCTTGCCTCGGGCCCCGCTGCTGGAATGGGTCCCACTATGACCCCACCGTTCCCCgcagccacccagccacccgggCCTGTCACCCCAGCGGGATATGGCGGGTACCAGCTCCACTCTAGCCAGCCCCAGGAGCCCACCCTGGCACCCACCATGGCCTCCTCCTACCAG GACAGTTACCGCTACGGACCGTCGGCAGGTGCCAGTAGCTACGAGGACGGACAGTGTCACTTGCCTGCTTCCAGCCAGCCTCAACTCCCAGCCACCGCCATGCTCTGCCAGCCAG GGATTAAAGGAACTTCCATCCAGCCCAGTGGAGGGGACAGCCAAGCCCTACAACCAGCGGCCACGGCCAAGGCAGGGCAGCCACCCGGCACCCTGGCCTCGAGCTGCATGGAGAACTACACCTACCCGCTGGCGACCAGCACTCTGCCCGaggcctctgtctctgccctgccTTCCTACACCCCGACCTCCTACAGCCCCACCTCTGCCCCGGACACGG ACTTACCGCGAGCACCTGGAGGGACAGAagcacaaaaagagagaggcggCCCAGAAGGCGGGCACGCAGCCCAACGGCAGCCCGTGCGGGGTGCAGGCACAGCTGCGCTGCAGCCTGTGTGCCGTGTCATGCACGGGGGCAGAAGCCTACGCCGCTCACATCCGGGGGGCCAGGCACCAGAAG GGCCTTCCAAGccgcaggcagcaggcagcagacCCCCAGAGGGCAAGCGGGCACACCCCATACCAGACAGGCCTGGAGATCCACCCACCCGAGGAGGCTCTGcagaagcttctggaagctgTGAGGCGCAGCCAGTGGGCCCAGGCTACGTGGAAGAG GTGTGCAATGAGGAAGGCAAGGTGATCCGGTTCCACTGCAGGCTGTGTGAGTGCAGTTTTGGTGACCCCACGGCCAGGGACACGCATGTACGGGGACGGCGACATCGGCTGCAGTACAAG AAAAAAGTGAACCCCGACCTTCCTATTGCACTGAAGCCCAGCCACAGAACCCAGAAGCTCCTGGAGGCCAGgctgaggaagcagaggcagctGACCAAGAAGCGGCTTGAGGAGATGCGACGCTG GCGCCACGAGCTGTGCAGGAGACGCCTGGAGGAGGGGCCCCAGGCCCAGGATGAGCACCCCGGACCCCCATCACCTGACCAGCACCCTCCTTCCCTCAAGAGCAGGCCAGGGGCGCCTGCAGGCTCAGCTCTG TCCATGTGGCGGGAGACCAGCGATGACCGGCACGTCCTGTGTAAGCACGCCGCCATCTACCCCACGGAGGAGGAGCTCCTGGCCGTCCAGAAGGCCGTCTCCCACTCGGAGCGCGCCCTCAAGCTGGTGTCTGACACGCTGGCCGAGGACAGCTCTGGGAGTCTGGAGCACGCGGGTGGTGAGCACAG CGGGGGCTCCTCCTCAGCTCGGGTCCTGAAGGGTGTGATGCGGGTCGGCCTCCTGGCAAAGGGCCTCCTCCTGCGGGGAGACAGGACGGTGCAGCTGACCCTGCTCTGCTCGCAGAAGCCCACTCGCACCTTGCTGCGGAGAATCTCGGAGCAGCTGCCCCGCCAGCTCCCG ATGGTGACAGAAGATAAGTATGAGGTCTCCTCTGACTCTGAAGACAGCGTCATCATTTCctcctgtgaggagcccaggATGAAGGTCACTGTTTGTGTCACCTCGCCCCTGATGCGGGAGGACTCCTCTGTGGACCAAG AAGGAGTGCAGGTGCCTCAGCCCAACCCCGACGACGTCCTGAGCCCAGAGAAGTGCCTGCAGTCACTGGCTGCCCTCCGCCACGCCAAGTGGTTCCAg GCTCGAGCCAGCGGCCTGCAGTCGTGTGTGATCGTCCTCAGGGTCCTTCGTGACCTCTGTCAGCGTGTGCCCATCTGGGGCGCCCTGCCAGACTGG GCCCTGGAGTTGCTGGTGGAGAAGGCTCTGAGCAGCGCATGTGGGCGCCTGAGCCCTGGGGACGGCATGAGGCGTGTCCTGGAGTGCGTGGCCTCGGGGACACTCCTGCCAG ATgggcctgggctccaggatcccTGCGAGAGAGACCAGAGGGACACCCTCGAGTCCATGACCCCCCAGCAGCGCGAGGACCTCACGGCCACTGCCCAG CACGCCCTGCGCCTGTTGGCCTTCCGGCAGATCCACACGATCCTGGGCATGGAGCCGCTGCCACCCCCCAGGAGCAGGCCGGGGCCGCGCTTCCGGAAGAGGCTGCGGGAGGAGGTTGTGGCCTCGGAGTGTGAAGTCCAGAGGAAGCAGGGcgggcagggcagagagggacCTGCGTGA
- the ZFR2 gene encoding zinc finger RNA-binding protein 2 isoform X8, whose amino-acid sequence MAAGRCSGFAWGAGPQSSAQPPMAFPLPTAGASLASGPAAGMGPTMTPPFPAATQPPGPVTPAGYGGYQLHSSQPQEPTLAPTMASSYQDSYRYGPSAGASSYEDGQCHLPASSQPQLPATAMLCQPGIKGTSIQPSGGDSQALQPAATAKAGQPPGTLASSCMENYTYPLATSTLPEASVSALPSYTPTSYSPTSAPDTGPRYLGYEAAVHSAAGPHCPPLPPLPFPEPPGSLWGGSGSSPGASSAGSFSGKLLAPPKLPKPKGGPREPPLHYCDICKISCAGPQTYREHLEGQKHKKREAAQKAGTQPNGSPCGVQAQLRCSLCAVSCTGAEAYAAHIRGARHQKVLKLHTQLGKPIPAIEPVPGDSSSAQATCTSKPAPLTTESPSMASAKPTAPAGPSMCTLSKPALAKRPALKATCVGPSKPQAAGSRPPEGKRAHPIPDRPGDPPTRGGSAEASGSCEAQPVGPGYVEEVCNEEGKVIRFHCRLCECSFGDPTARDTHVRGRRHRLQYKKKVNPDLPIALKPSHRTQKLLEARLRKQRQLTKKRLEEMRRWRHELCRRRLEEGPQAQDEHPGPPSPDQHPPSLKSRPGAPAGSALSMWRETSDDRHVLCKHAAIYPTEEELLAVQKAVSHSERALKLVSDTLAEDSSGSLEHAGGEHSGGSSSARVLKGVMRVGLLAKGLLLRGDRTVQLTLLCSQKPTRTLLRRISEQLPRQLPMVTEDKYEVSSDSEDSVIISSCEEPRMKVTVCVTSPLMREDSSVDQEGVQVPQPNPDDVLSPEKCLQSLAALRHAKWFQARASGLQSCVIVLRVLRDLCQRVPIWGALPDWALELLVEKALSSACGRLSPGDGMRRVLECVASGTLLPDGPGLQDPCERDQRDTLESMTPQQREDLTATAQLFNTVFIELQSLAWLPHGSHQEC is encoded by the exons CGCCCAGCCTCCGATGGCTTTTCCCCTCCCGACCGCTGGAGCCAGCCTTGCCTCGGGCCCCGCTGCTGGAATGGGTCCCACTATGACCCCACCGTTCCCCgcagccacccagccacccgggCCTGTCACCCCAGCGGGATATGGCGGGTACCAGCTCCACTCTAGCCAGCCCCAGGAGCCCACCCTGGCACCCACCATGGCCTCCTCCTACCAG GACAGTTACCGCTACGGACCGTCGGCAGGTGCCAGTAGCTACGAGGACGGACAGTGTCACTTGCCTGCTTCCAGCCAGCCTCAACTCCCAGCCACCGCCATGCTCTGCCAGCCAG GGATTAAAGGAACTTCCATCCAGCCCAGTGGAGGGGACAGCCAAGCCCTACAACCAGCGGCCACGGCCAAGGCAGGGCAGCCACCCGGCACCCTGGCCTCGAGCTGCATGGAGAACTACACCTACCCGCTGGCGACCAGCACTCTGCCCGaggcctctgtctctgccctgccTTCCTACACCCCGACCTCCTACAGCCCCACCTCTGCCCCGGACACGG GACCAAGATACCTGGGCTATGAAGCAGCGGTGCACTCGGCGGCTGGTCCTCACTgccccccactgccacccctcCCGTTCCCGGAGCCcccgggctccctgtggggcggCTCAGGGAGCAGTCCCGGTGCCAGTTCTGCCGGCAGCTTCTCTGGGAAGCTACTGGCTCCCCCCAAACTGCCAAAACCTAAGGGCGGCCCCAGGGAGCCCCCGCTTCACTACTGTGACATCTGCAAGATCAGCTGTGCTGGTCCCCAG ACTTACCGCGAGCACCTGGAGGGACAGAagcacaaaaagagagaggcggCCCAGAAGGCGGGCACGCAGCCCAACGGCAGCCCGTGCGGGGTGCAGGCACAGCTGCGCTGCAGCCTGTGTGCCGTGTCATGCACGGGGGCAGAAGCCTACGCCGCTCACATCCGGGGGGCCAGGCACCAGAAG GTCCTCAAGCTGCACACTCAGCTGGGGAAGCCCATCCCTGCCATAGAACCAGTGCCAGGGGACTCCAGCTCGGCCCAGGCCACCTGTACCAGCAAGCCAGCCCCCCTTACCACGGAGAGTCCCTCCATGGCCTCTGCCAAGCCCACAGCCCCTGCTGGCCCCAGCATGTGCACCCTGAGCAAGCCAGCACTAGCCAAGAGACCAGCTTTGAAGGCCACGTGTGTGG GGCCTTCCAAGccgcaggcagcaggcagcagacCCCCAGAGGGCAAGCGGGCACACCCCATACCAGACAGGCCTGGAGATCCACCCACCCGAGGAGGCTCTGcagaagcttctggaagctgTGAGGCGCAGCCAGTGGGCCCAGGCTACGTGGAAGAG GTGTGCAATGAGGAAGGCAAGGTGATCCGGTTCCACTGCAGGCTGTGTGAGTGCAGTTTTGGTGACCCCACGGCCAGGGACACGCATGTACGGGGACGGCGACATCGGCTGCAGTACAAG AAAAAAGTGAACCCCGACCTTCCTATTGCACTGAAGCCCAGCCACAGAACCCAGAAGCTCCTGGAGGCCAGgctgaggaagcagaggcagctGACCAAGAAGCGGCTTGAGGAGATGCGACGCTG GCGCCACGAGCTGTGCAGGAGACGCCTGGAGGAGGGGCCCCAGGCCCAGGATGAGCACCCCGGACCCCCATCACCTGACCAGCACCCTCCTTCCCTCAAGAGCAGGCCAGGGGCGCCTGCAGGCTCAGCTCTG TCCATGTGGCGGGAGACCAGCGATGACCGGCACGTCCTGTGTAAGCACGCCGCCATCTACCCCACGGAGGAGGAGCTCCTGGCCGTCCAGAAGGCCGTCTCCCACTCGGAGCGCGCCCTCAAGCTGGTGTCTGACACGCTGGCCGAGGACAGCTCTGGGAGTCTGGAGCACGCGGGTGGTGAGCACAG CGGGGGCTCCTCCTCAGCTCGGGTCCTGAAGGGTGTGATGCGGGTCGGCCTCCTGGCAAAGGGCCTCCTCCTGCGGGGAGACAGGACGGTGCAGCTGACCCTGCTCTGCTCGCAGAAGCCCACTCGCACCTTGCTGCGGAGAATCTCGGAGCAGCTGCCCCGCCAGCTCCCG ATGGTGACAGAAGATAAGTATGAGGTCTCCTCTGACTCTGAAGACAGCGTCATCATTTCctcctgtgaggagcccaggATGAAGGTCACTGTTTGTGTCACCTCGCCCCTGATGCGGGAGGACTCCTCTGTGGACCAAG AAGGAGTGCAGGTGCCTCAGCCCAACCCCGACGACGTCCTGAGCCCAGAGAAGTGCCTGCAGTCACTGGCTGCCCTCCGCCACGCCAAGTGGTTCCAg GCTCGAGCCAGCGGCCTGCAGTCGTGTGTGATCGTCCTCAGGGTCCTTCGTGACCTCTGTCAGCGTGTGCCCATCTGGGGCGCCCTGCCAGACTGG GCCCTGGAGTTGCTGGTGGAGAAGGCTCTGAGCAGCGCATGTGGGCGCCTGAGCCCTGGGGACGGCATGAGGCGTGTCCTGGAGTGCGTGGCCTCGGGGACACTCCTGCCAG ATgggcctgggctccaggatcccTGCGAGAGAGACCAGAGGGACACCCTCGAGTCCATGACCCCCCAGCAGCGCGAGGACCTCACGGCCACTGCCCAG ttaTTCAACACAGTGTTCATCGAACTACAGTCACTCGCGTGGCTTCCCCATGGCTCCCACCAAGAGTGTTGA
- the ZFR2 gene encoding zinc finger RNA-binding protein 2 isoform X2, with translation MAAGRCSGFAWGAGPQSSAQPPMAFPLPTAGASLASGPAAGMGPTMTPPFPAATQPPGPVTPAGYGGYQLHSSQPQEPTLAPTMASSYQDSYRYGPSAGASSYEDGQCHLPASSQPQLPATAMLCQPGIKGTSIQPSGGDSQALQPAATAKAGQPPGTLASSCMENYTYPLATSTLPEASVSALPSYTPTSYSPTSAPDTGPRYLGYEAAVHSAAGPHCPPLPPLPFPEPPGSLWGGSGSSPGASSAGSFSGKLLAPPKLPKPKGGPREPPLHYCDICKISCAGPQTYREHLEGQKHKKREAAQKAGTQPNGSPCGVQAQLRCSLCAVSCTGAEAYAAHIRGARHQKVLKLHTQLGKPIPAIEPVPGDSSSAQATCTSKPAPLTTESPSMASAKPTAPAGPSMCTLSKPALAKRPALKATCVGPSKPQAAGSRPPEGKRAHPIPDRPGDPPTRGGSAEASGSCEAQPVGPGYVEEVCNEEGKVIRFHCRLCECSFGDPTARDTHVRGRRHRLQYKKKVNPDLPIALKPSHRTQKLLEARLRKQRQLTKKRLEEMRRWRHELCRRRLEEGPQAQDEHPGPPSPDQHPPSLKSRPGAPAGSALSMWRETSDDRHVLCKHAAIYPTEEELLAVQKAVSHSERALKLVSDTLAEDSSGSLEHAGGEHSGGSSSARVLKGVMRVGLLAKGLLLRGDRTVQLTLLCSQKPTRTLLRRISEQLPRQLPMVTEDKYEVSSDSEDSVIISSCEEPRMKVTVCVTSPLMREDSSVDQGVQVPQPNPDDVLSPEKCLQSLAALRHAKWFQARASGLQSCVIVLRVLRDLCQRVPIWGALPDWALELLVEKALSSACGRLSPGDGMRRVLECVASGTLLPGCSLLRCPHLPSPRWAWAPGSLRERPEGHPRVHDPPAARGPHGHCPVIQHSVHRTTVTRVASPWLPPRVLKCVQYSISKHSPPSLRGPKDDSDPVTRAGRVTPGSSLSVALEHISCGVSPPRASIKLNFN, from the exons CGCCCAGCCTCCGATGGCTTTTCCCCTCCCGACCGCTGGAGCCAGCCTTGCCTCGGGCCCCGCTGCTGGAATGGGTCCCACTATGACCCCACCGTTCCCCgcagccacccagccacccgggCCTGTCACCCCAGCGGGATATGGCGGGTACCAGCTCCACTCTAGCCAGCCCCAGGAGCCCACCCTGGCACCCACCATGGCCTCCTCCTACCAG GACAGTTACCGCTACGGACCGTCGGCAGGTGCCAGTAGCTACGAGGACGGACAGTGTCACTTGCCTGCTTCCAGCCAGCCTCAACTCCCAGCCACCGCCATGCTCTGCCAGCCAG GGATTAAAGGAACTTCCATCCAGCCCAGTGGAGGGGACAGCCAAGCCCTACAACCAGCGGCCACGGCCAAGGCAGGGCAGCCACCCGGCACCCTGGCCTCGAGCTGCATGGAGAACTACACCTACCCGCTGGCGACCAGCACTCTGCCCGaggcctctgtctctgccctgccTTCCTACACCCCGACCTCCTACAGCCCCACCTCTGCCCCGGACACGG GACCAAGATACCTGGGCTATGAAGCAGCGGTGCACTCGGCGGCTGGTCCTCACTgccccccactgccacccctcCCGTTCCCGGAGCCcccgggctccctgtggggcggCTCAGGGAGCAGTCCCGGTGCCAGTTCTGCCGGCAGCTTCTCTGGGAAGCTACTGGCTCCCCCCAAACTGCCAAAACCTAAGGGCGGCCCCAGGGAGCCCCCGCTTCACTACTGTGACATCTGCAAGATCAGCTGTGCTGGTCCCCAG ACTTACCGCGAGCACCTGGAGGGACAGAagcacaaaaagagagaggcggCCCAGAAGGCGGGCACGCAGCCCAACGGCAGCCCGTGCGGGGTGCAGGCACAGCTGCGCTGCAGCCTGTGTGCCGTGTCATGCACGGGGGCAGAAGCCTACGCCGCTCACATCCGGGGGGCCAGGCACCAGAAG GTCCTCAAGCTGCACACTCAGCTGGGGAAGCCCATCCCTGCCATAGAACCAGTGCCAGGGGACTCCAGCTCGGCCCAGGCCACCTGTACCAGCAAGCCAGCCCCCCTTACCACGGAGAGTCCCTCCATGGCCTCTGCCAAGCCCACAGCCCCTGCTGGCCCCAGCATGTGCACCCTGAGCAAGCCAGCACTAGCCAAGAGACCAGCTTTGAAGGCCACGTGTGTGG GGCCTTCCAAGccgcaggcagcaggcagcagacCCCCAGAGGGCAAGCGGGCACACCCCATACCAGACAGGCCTGGAGATCCACCCACCCGAGGAGGCTCTGcagaagcttctggaagctgTGAGGCGCAGCCAGTGGGCCCAGGCTACGTGGAAGAG GTGTGCAATGAGGAAGGCAAGGTGATCCGGTTCCACTGCAGGCTGTGTGAGTGCAGTTTTGGTGACCCCACGGCCAGGGACACGCATGTACGGGGACGGCGACATCGGCTGCAGTACAAG AAAAAAGTGAACCCCGACCTTCCTATTGCACTGAAGCCCAGCCACAGAACCCAGAAGCTCCTGGAGGCCAGgctgaggaagcagaggcagctGACCAAGAAGCGGCTTGAGGAGATGCGACGCTG GCGCCACGAGCTGTGCAGGAGACGCCTGGAGGAGGGGCCCCAGGCCCAGGATGAGCACCCCGGACCCCCATCACCTGACCAGCACCCTCCTTCCCTCAAGAGCAGGCCAGGGGCGCCTGCAGGCTCAGCTCTG TCCATGTGGCGGGAGACCAGCGATGACCGGCACGTCCTGTGTAAGCACGCCGCCATCTACCCCACGGAGGAGGAGCTCCTGGCCGTCCAGAAGGCCGTCTCCCACTCGGAGCGCGCCCTCAAGCTGGTGTCTGACACGCTGGCCGAGGACAGCTCTGGGAGTCTGGAGCACGCGGGTGGTGAGCACAG CGGGGGCTCCTCCTCAGCTCGGGTCCTGAAGGGTGTGATGCGGGTCGGCCTCCTGGCAAAGGGCCTCCTCCTGCGGGGAGACAGGACGGTGCAGCTGACCCTGCTCTGCTCGCAGAAGCCCACTCGCACCTTGCTGCGGAGAATCTCGGAGCAGCTGCCCCGCCAGCTCCCG ATGGTGACAGAAGATAAGTATGAGGTCTCCTCTGACTCTGAAGACAGCGTCATCATTTCctcctgtgaggagcccaggATGAAGGTCACTGTTTGTGTCACCTCGCCCCTGATGCGGGAGGACTCCTCTGTGGACCAAG GAGTGCAGGTGCCTCAGCCCAACCCCGACGACGTCCTGAGCCCAGAGAAGTGCCTGCAGTCACTGGCTGCCCTCCGCCACGCCAAGTGGTTCCAg GCTCGAGCCAGCGGCCTGCAGTCGTGTGTGATCGTCCTCAGGGTCCTTCGTGACCTCTGTCAGCGTGTGCCCATCTGGGGCGCCCTGCCAGACTGG GCCCTGGAGTTGCTGGTGGAGAAGGCTCTGAGCAGCGCATGTGGGCGCCTGAGCCCTGGGGACGGCATGAGGCGTGTCCTGGAGTGCGTGGCCTCGGGGACACTCCTGCCAG GGTGCTCTCTCCTtcgctgcccccacctcccctcaccaAGATgggcctgggctccaggatcccTGCGAGAGAGACCAGAGGGACACCCTCGAGTCCATGACCCCCCAGCAGCGCGAGGACCTCACGGCCACTGCCCAG ttaTTCAACACAGTGTTCATCGAACTACAGTCACTCGCGTGGCTTCCCCATGGCTCCCACCAAGAGTGTTGAAGTGTGTTCAATATTCAATCAGCAAGCACTCACCGCCTTCCTTGAGGGGACCCAAAGACGACTCAGACCCTGTAACTCGTGCAGGGAGGGTGACTCCGGGCTCTAGTCTCAGTGTGGCCCTTGAACATATTAGCTGTGGGGTGTCACCTCCCCGAGCCTCTATAAAGCTGAATTTCAACTAG